One window of Microcoleus vaginatus PCC 9802 genomic DNA carries:
- a CDS encoding molecular chaperone DnaJ, whose protein sequence is MSSVTNHYKTLKISPTATQAEIKQAYRRLVKLFHPDSRSDTAGHEEIVRLNAAYEILGDAQRRQSYDRQLSQQTEQQSPVPPNVSREQTQTARDADEQMQKWLIKVYKPVNKMLNSILKPLKKEIDELSADPFDDELIEKFQLYIETSREYLKKAHNFFTSMPNPSNVAGVAAYLYHSINQVGDGIEELHLFTLNYDDRHLHTGQELFRIAARLRREAQDELKIKI, encoded by the coding sequence GTGTCTTCCGTTACCAATCACTACAAAACCCTAAAGATTAGCCCAACCGCAACACAAGCCGAGATTAAACAAGCATACCGCCGTTTAGTCAAATTATTTCATCCAGACAGCCGCAGCGACACAGCGGGTCACGAAGAGATTGTCCGCCTCAATGCAGCCTATGAAATATTAGGAGACGCCCAGCGCAGACAATCTTATGATCGCCAACTTTCCCAGCAAACCGAACAGCAATCACCAGTCCCACCAAACGTCAGTCGCGAGCAAACACAAACAGCACGGGACGCTGACGAACAAATGCAAAAGTGGCTGATTAAAGTATACAAACCCGTCAATAAAATGCTCAACAGCATCTTGAAGCCGCTTAAAAAGGAAATAGACGAGTTGTCCGCCGATCCGTTTGATGACGAACTGATAGAAAAGTTTCAACTTTATATCGAAACCAGCCGCGAGTATCTCAAAAAAGCTCATAACTTTTTTACATCGATGCCCAATCCATCTAATGTAGCCGGAGTTGCGGCCTATCTCTACCACAGCATCAATCAAGTCGGAGACGGAATAGAAGAATTGCACCTATTTACCCTCAATTATGACGATCGCCACTTGCACACCGGTCAAGAACTGTTTAGAATTGCCGCTAGACTGCGGCGGGAAGCGCAGGATGAATTAAAAATTAAAATTTAA
- a CDS encoding 6-pyruvoyl tetrahydropterin synthase, with the protein MQCIINRRAQFSASHRYWLPELSEAENFERFGPTARAPGHGHNYLLYVSMIGELDEYGMVLNLSDVKHVIKREVIKELDFSYLNEAWPEFEQTLPTTENIARQIWLRLAPHLPVSKIQLFEHPELWAEYLGNGMEAYLTLSTHFSAAHRLARPDLSFEENSEIYGKCARPNGHGHNYHLEVTVKGEIDARTGMIADLGALQKAVDDYVVEPFDHTFLNKDIAYFENVVPTAENIAVRIGQLLRSPVRELGAELHKIKLIESPNNSCEIYGADLEEVVAELQQPQAILAGV; encoded by the coding sequence ATGCAGTGCATCATCAATCGTCGGGCACAGTTTTCGGCGAGTCACCGGTACTGGCTGCCGGAGTTAAGCGAAGCCGAGAACTTTGAGCGGTTTGGCCCAACTGCCCGCGCACCGGGACACGGACATAATTACCTCCTTTACGTTTCCATGATAGGCGAACTCGACGAGTATGGCATGGTGCTCAACCTGTCTGATGTCAAGCACGTCATCAAACGGGAAGTTATCAAGGAGCTCGATTTTTCCTACCTTAACGAAGCGTGGCCGGAATTTGAGCAGACTCTGCCAACTACGGAAAACATAGCACGGCAAATTTGGCTGCGGCTAGCCCCTCATTTGCCTGTGAGTAAAATTCAATTGTTTGAACATCCCGAACTTTGGGCTGAATATTTAGGAAACGGAATGGAAGCTTATCTAACTTTGTCCACTCATTTTAGCGCCGCCCATCGGTTGGCTCGTCCCGATTTGAGCTTTGAAGAAAACTCGGAAATTTACGGCAAATGTGCTCGTCCCAACGGTCACGGTCACAATTATCATTTAGAAGTGACTGTTAAAGGGGAAATTGATGCGCGGACTGGGATGATTGCTGATTTGGGAGCTTTGCAAAAAGCCGTTGACGATTATGTTGTTGAACCTTTCGATCACACTTTTTTAAATAAGGATATTGCTTATTTTGAGAACGTTGTGCCGACTGCAGAGAATATTGCTGTTCGGATCGGGCAATTATTGCGATCGCCCGTTCGGGAATTGGGCGCAGAGTTGCACAAGATTAAGCTAATTGAAAGTCCGAATAATAGCTGTGAAATTTACGGCGCTGATTTAGAGGAAGTGGTGGCTGAACTTCAGCAGCCGCAAGCGATTTTAGCTGGGGTTTAG
- a CDS encoding tetratricopeptide repeat protein has translation MSAILTAESMRSIARSLTTKHQFLLNELTFMRVSNVALLTLAALASHNLTANTSTNPAAPPISPQTPQASNFVDAVNNTESRRAESISEPETIAHEQFSPNTTLSRRAESISEPETIAHEQFFSNTTLSRRADSISEPETIAHEQFSPRIGVKSPTGLLVATAQPDLSASAKTKANTPAASGDELTKSLQETWLAKLIETGVESNPQVREVVAFISPSSGSSESGYGFNSTITLLNILLILGTVFPPVTIAFFWMMRRLIIKHLVADANKRLQGIGVLESELINSSQLTQKLRNELEAQMTAAKQSIDFLTRETELSKSSVEQIETLKSQFIMHLQVLRTEVDEKKSQIVQEISQVPAVVAKEALKVAPQPPLNTSQNSQTASVSDEKLIADDYIKQAEGLYFQGNYDEALGCLEKAILANKDLDEAWYWRGNVLIRLQRPEEALACYDQALSIKPDNYEVWYNKAYLLGKMHRYEEAIACYERASLSESRKYGCWHSIAALLGQLQHYEEAIASYDRALAIKATDSEIWHNRGAMLAKVQQHAAAVDSYDRALELNPKRYETWYNRGNMLWRLLRYSDAIDSYDRAIGIRPDKYEVWYNRAAVFGKMQRYQESIESYDKAIALKPQDFEVWHNRGAAFDKLSQHEAAIASYESAITLNSECYEAWFGKGESLAKLQRQEEAIAAYEKAIAIKPDSYDAWRHLGIVLSELKRYEEAMAAYDRAIAIKPENAEAWRDRGAIVSELKHDTDKIDSAEKET, from the coding sequence ATGTCAGCTATTCTAACTGCTGAGAGTATGAGGTCGATCGCCCGATCGCTGACAACCAAGCACCAATTTCTCCTAAATGAGTTGACGTTTATGCGCGTCTCAAATGTAGCTCTCCTGACTCTGGCTGCCCTTGCATCCCACAATTTAACTGCTAATACTAGCACCAATCCTGCTGCACCTCCTATTTCTCCTCAGACACCGCAAGCTAGCAACTTTGTTGATGCCGTAAATAATACTGAATCGCGTCGGGCTGAGTCAATTAGTGAGCCTGAGACGATCGCCCACGAACAATTTTCCCCAAATACTACCCTATCCCGTCGGGCTGAGTCAATTAGCGAGCCTGAGACGATCGCTCACGAACAATTTTTCTCAAATACTACCCTCTCCCGTCGGGCTGATTCAATTAGCGAGCCTGAGACGATCGCCCACGAACAATTTTCCCCGCGAATTGGTGTAAAATCGCCGACTGGTTTGCTGGTAGCGACCGCTCAACCCGATTTATCTGCTAGTGCAAAAACCAAGGCGAATACTCCTGCTGCATCCGGCGATGAACTAACAAAATCTTTACAAGAAACTTGGCTGGCTAAATTAATCGAAACTGGGGTTGAGAGCAATCCTCAAGTTCGCGAGGTTGTCGCTTTTATCTCCCCGTCTAGTGGCAGTTCTGAATCGGGATACGGTTTTAATAGTACCATAACTTTGCTCAATATTTTACTAATTCTTGGTACTGTATTTCCACCAGTGACAATTGCCTTTTTTTGGATGATGCGACGGCTGATCATCAAACACTTGGTTGCTGATGCTAATAAACGATTGCAAGGAATTGGTGTATTGGAATCAGAACTCATAAATTCTAGCCAACTGACTCAAAAGTTGAGGAATGAATTAGAAGCGCAAATGACAGCAGCTAAACAATCTATTGATTTTTTGACTAGAGAAACTGAACTTTCCAAATCTTCCGTCGAGCAAATTGAGACTCTCAAATCTCAATTTATCATGCACCTGCAAGTTTTGCGGACAGAAGTTGACGAGAAAAAATCTCAAATTGTTCAAGAAATTTCCCAAGTTCCCGCAGTTGTTGCCAAAGAAGCTCTGAAAGTCGCACCTCAACCGCCCTTAAACACTTCCCAAAATTCGCAAACGGCATCTGTTAGCGACGAAAAGTTGATTGCTGACGATTATATCAAGCAAGCCGAAGGGCTTTATTTTCAAGGAAATTATGATGAGGCATTAGGCTGCTTAGAAAAAGCTATTTTAGCGAATAAAGATTTGGATGAGGCTTGGTATTGGCGGGGAAATGTGTTAATAAGATTGCAGCGCCCGGAAGAAGCACTCGCCTGTTACGATCAAGCACTATCGATTAAACCAGATAACTACGAAGTGTGGTATAATAAAGCGTACTTGCTGGGAAAAATGCACAGGTACGAAGAGGCGATCGCCTGTTACGAGCGAGCAAGTTTGAGCGAATCTAGAAAATACGGTTGTTGGCACAGTATAGCCGCTTTGTTGGGTCAACTGCAGCATTACGAAGAAGCGATCGCCAGTTACGATCGCGCCCTCGCTATCAAAGCAACGGACAGCGAAATTTGGCACAACCGAGGTGCAATGCTGGCCAAAGTACAGCAGCACGCAGCAGCAGTTGATTCTTACGATCGCGCTCTTGAACTCAATCCCAAGAGATATGAAACTTGGTACAATCGAGGCAATATGCTGTGGAGACTGCTCCGCTACAGCGATGCTATTGATTCTTACGATCGGGCGATCGGCATCCGGCCGGATAAATACGAAGTTTGGTACAATAGAGCCGCTGTGTTCGGAAAAATGCAGCGATATCAAGAATCGATCGAATCCTACGACAAAGCAATAGCCCTTAAACCGCAGGATTTTGAAGTGTGGCACAACCGAGGCGCAGCTTTCGACAAACTGTCGCAGCACGAAGCAGCAATTGCCTCTTACGAATCAGCAATTACCCTTAATTCCGAGTGTTACGAAGCTTGGTTTGGTAAAGGCGAATCTTTGGCCAAATTGCAGCGCCAGGAAGAAGCGATCGCAGCTTATGAAAAAGCGATTGCTATTAAGCCAGACTCCTACGATGCTTGGCGTCATCTGGGGATAGTCTTGTCTGAATTAAAGCGCTATGAGGAAGCAATGGCAGCTTACGATCGAGCTATTGCCATCAAACCAGAAAATGCCGAAGCTTGGCGCGATCGAGGCGCAATTGTATCAGAATTAAAGCACGATACAGACAAAATTGACTCCGCCGAAAAAGAGACTTAA
- a CDS encoding Uma2 family endonuclease, whose protein sequence is MSVQLQKRLFTVKEYHLMTEVGILSEGDRVELIEGEIVKMAAIGTRHASSVKRLIAVFSDLERRRAIIGAQDPIQLTERTEPQPDVVLLEPRADYYATAHPVPSEVLLLVEVSDSTVDYDRDVKISIYARSLIQEVWLVDLVENCLEVYRQPGPNGYSLMLKFWRGQQVAPLAFPDLEVSVDFILG, encoded by the coding sequence ATGTCTGTTCAGCTTCAAAAACGGTTATTTACAGTAAAAGAATATCATTTGATGACTGAGGTTGGTATTCTCTCGGAGGGCGATCGGGTAGAACTCATAGAAGGAGAGATTGTTAAAATGGCTGCAATTGGTACTCGTCACGCAAGTTCTGTTAAGCGTCTGATCGCTGTGTTCTCGGATTTGGAGAGAAGACGTGCGATTATAGGTGCCCAAGACCCTATCCAGTTGACTGAGCGCACTGAACCTCAACCGGATGTTGTATTGCTGGAACCTCGCGCTGACTACTACGCCACAGCCCATCCAGTACCGTCTGAAGTTTTGCTGTTAGTTGAGGTTTCAGATAGTACGGTTGATTATGACAGAGATGTGAAAATATCCATTTACGCTCGATCGCTCATTCAGGAAGTTTGGCTGGTAGATTTAGTTGAAAATTGTTTGGAAGTCTACCGTCAGCCAGGCCCGAACGGTTATAGTTTAATGCTCAAGTTTTGGCGCGGTCAACAAGTTGCGCCGCTGGCTTTTCCCGATTTAGAAGTGAGCGTTGATTTTATATTGGGTTAG
- a CDS encoding DUF262 domain-containing protein, with the protein MSTFESNSETSPPKHLADEEQENDIHDSGEDDSGEDEEDIIPSRFSIAVSRIDFDVAGLVRRLESEDVFIPEFQRAYVWKPKQASRFIESLLLGLPVPGIFLAKERETKKLLVIDGQQRLRSLLYFYQGKFPNSRHSFALKGVHTEFEKETYKSLKDAYRRQLDDSVVSATVVEPLYANDESSIYYIFERLNTGGTILKPQEIRACIYHGELNNLLGQLNKNPAWRDIFGLPDKNGKDQELILRFLAFYFDGNDYKPSLKEFLNQYMSQNRHLARQSKEQIINAFIPTIEVIQKGIGNKAFKPQKLFIPTYFEAVMVVTARRLQQGKINNLEQLGERYKSLIEDNNFSGVAQKVRNLTSLENVMKRLEIASYHLGNLE; encoded by the coding sequence ATGAGTACATTTGAGTCAAACAGCGAGACATCTCCCCCAAAGCATCTAGCGGATGAGGAACAGGAAAACGATATTCACGATAGCGGGGAAGATGATAGCGGGGAAGATGAGGAGGACATTATTCCCTCCAGATTTTCTATAGCAGTTTCTCGAATTGATTTTGATGTAGCGGGTCTAGTTAGACGCCTGGAAAGCGAAGACGTATTTATTCCAGAGTTCCAGCGTGCTTATGTCTGGAAACCAAAACAAGCATCGCGTTTTATAGAATCACTCTTGCTTGGTCTTCCAGTTCCCGGCATATTTTTAGCAAAAGAGCGAGAAACAAAAAAACTGCTGGTGATTGATGGTCAGCAAAGATTACGTAGCCTTTTATATTTCTATCAAGGCAAGTTTCCCAACAGTCGGCACTCGTTTGCTCTGAAAGGGGTTCATACAGAATTTGAGAAGGAGACATATAAATCACTGAAAGACGCATACCGACGCCAGTTAGATGACTCGGTTGTATCGGCTACAGTTGTCGAGCCACTTTATGCAAACGACGAAAGTAGTATTTACTATATCTTTGAAAGGCTGAATACCGGAGGTACTATCCTTAAACCGCAGGAAATTCGTGCTTGCATCTATCACGGCGAACTCAATAATTTGCTAGGGCAACTAAATAAAAACCCAGCGTGGCGTGACATATTTGGTCTCCCAGACAAAAACGGGAAAGATCAAGAACTTATTTTACGATTCCTGGCTTTTTACTTCGATGGAAACGATTATAAGCCTTCTCTAAAAGAATTTCTTAATCAATACATGAGCCAAAATAGGCACCTTGCCCGCCAATCAAAAGAACAAATAATAAACGCATTTATCCCAACGATTGAAGTGATCCAGAAAGGTATTGGTAACAAAGCTTTTAAACCTCAAAAATTATTCATACCTACTTACTTTGAAGCTGTAATGGTAGTTACTGCCCGCAGGTTACAACAAGGCAAGATTAATAATCTTGAACAACTGGGAGAACGCTATAAATCACTTATAGAAGATAATAATTTTAGTGGAGTAGCTCAAAAAGTACGCAATCTTACTAGCCTAGAGAATGTTATGAAGAGGTTAGAAATTGCGTCCTATCATTTAGGAAATTTGGAATAG
- a CDS encoding phosphomethylpyrimidine synthase, with translation MRTEWIAKRQGHTNVSQMHYARQGVITEEMHFVAKRENLPPELIRAEVARGRMIIPANINHTNLEPMAIGIASKCKVNANIGASPNSSNMEEEVDKLKLAVKYGADTVMDLSTGGGNLDEIRTTIIKASPVPIGTVPIYQAIESVHGNMESLTPNDFLHIIDKHAQQGVDYQTIHAGILIEHLPLVKNRLTGIVSRGGGILARWMLHHHKQNPLYTHFNDIIEIFKKYDVSFSLGDSLRPGCTHDASDEAQLAELKTLGQLTRKAWEHDVQVMVEGPGHVPMDQIEFNVKKQMEECSEAPFYVLGPLVTDIAPGYDHITSAIGAAMAGWYGTAMLCYVTPKEHLGLPNAEDVRNGLIAYKIAAHAADIARGRPGARDRDDELSKARYNFDWNRQFELSLDPERAKEYHDETLPADIYKTAEFCSMCGPKFCPMQTKVDADALTELEKFLAKEPVAQS, from the coding sequence ATGCGTACCGAATGGATCGCGAAGCGTCAGGGGCACACCAATGTATCTCAAATGCACTACGCCCGCCAAGGTGTAATTACTGAGGAAATGCACTTTGTTGCTAAGCGAGAGAATCTCCCGCCAGAACTTATCCGCGCCGAAGTAGCGCGGGGACGGATGATTATTCCCGCTAATATCAATCACACGAATTTAGAACCGATGGCGATCGGCATTGCGTCTAAATGCAAAGTCAATGCTAATATCGGTGCATCTCCCAACTCTTCCAATATGGAAGAAGAAGTTGACAAGCTTAAACTCGCCGTGAAATACGGCGCTGATACCGTGATGGACTTGTCCACCGGCGGCGGCAATTTGGATGAAATTCGCACTACAATTATCAAAGCTTCACCGGTGCCGATCGGTACTGTACCAATTTACCAAGCTATAGAAAGCGTTCACGGTAATATGGAAAGTCTGACCCCCAATGACTTTCTTCACATCATTGACAAACACGCTCAACAAGGTGTTGATTACCAAACTATTCACGCCGGAATTTTGATCGAGCATTTGCCGTTGGTAAAAAATCGGTTGACTGGAATTGTCTCTCGCGGCGGCGGCATTTTGGCGCGGTGGATGCTGCATCACCACAAACAAAATCCTCTCTACACTCACTTTAACGACATCATTGAAATCTTCAAAAAATACGATGTTTCGTTTAGTTTAGGAGATTCTCTGCGCCCCGGTTGCACTCACGATGCGTCGGATGAGGCTCAATTAGCTGAACTCAAAACTTTGGGACAATTAACTCGCAAAGCTTGGGAACATGATGTGCAGGTAATGGTGGAAGGGCCTGGTCACGTTCCGATGGATCAAATTGAGTTTAATGTCAAGAAACAAATGGAGGAATGTTCCGAAGCACCTTTCTATGTTTTGGGGCCGTTGGTGACAGATATTGCGCCTGGATACGACCACATTACCTCAGCAATTGGGGCCGCGATGGCTGGTTGGTACGGTACTGCAATGCTGTGTTACGTGACGCCGAAGGAACACTTAGGATTGCCGAATGCTGAGGATGTCCGAAACGGCCTGATTGCTTACAAAATCGCGGCTCACGCTGCAGATATTGCACGGGGTCGTCCGGGTGCGCGCGATCGCGATGATGAACTCTCGAAAGCGCGTTACAATTTCGATTGGAACCGTCAATTTGAGCTGTCATTAGATCCAGAACGGGCAAAGGAATATCACGACGAAACTTTGCCGGCGGATATCTACAAAACTGCTGAATTCTGTTCAATGTGTGGGCCTAAGTTCTGTCCGATGCAGACTAAGGTTGATGCCGATGCTTTGACGGAATTAGAGAAGTTTTTGGCTAAGGAACCTGTAGCCCAAAGCTAA
- a CDS encoding orotate phosphoribosyltransferase, whose product MDAGNLKVLRDRLLDLLCEFAYREGDFVLSSGQKSSYYINCKPVTLHAEGALATGRLLLSMLSSDVQAVGGLTLGADPIVTAVSVVSALEGRSIPALIVRKETKGHGTMAYIEGPLLPEGTNVAVLEDVVTTGKSAMQAVERLRGAGYKVDRVLSLIDREQGGAEFYRSVGLDFETVFTIQDLKEWRSRIAESEK is encoded by the coding sequence ATGGATGCTGGGAATTTAAAGGTGTTGCGCGATCGGCTTCTAGATTTGTTGTGCGAGTTTGCCTATCGCGAAGGCGATTTTGTGCTGTCTTCGGGGCAGAAAAGTTCTTATTACATTAACTGTAAACCCGTGACGCTGCACGCTGAAGGTGCTTTGGCAACAGGACGTTTGTTGTTGTCGATGCTGTCGTCGGATGTGCAAGCTGTGGGCGGTTTGACTTTGGGTGCTGACCCGATTGTAACTGCGGTGAGTGTGGTTTCGGCTCTGGAAGGTCGATCGATTCCGGCGCTCATTGTCAGAAAGGAGACGAAGGGACACGGGACAATGGCGTACATTGAGGGGCCGCTGTTGCCAGAGGGGACGAATGTGGCGGTTTTGGAGGATGTGGTGACGACGGGTAAGTCGGCGATGCAGGCGGTGGAAAGGTTGCGGGGAGCGGGTTATAAAGTCGATCGCGTGTTGTCGCTGATTGACAGAGAGCAAGGTGGTGCGGAGTTTTATCGCTCTGTTGGATTGGACTTTGAAACAGTTTTTACCATTCAGGATCTTAAGGAATGGCGATCGCGCATCGCTGAATCAGAAAAATAA
- a CDS encoding pentapeptide repeat-containing protein has translation MANTQHLALLKKGAVSWIEWRNLNPNIEPDLGEANLAEANLRGAHLWRSNLFKADLFKAKLIAANLAESNLSLANLAGAQLLETNLIKANLTGTNLQAADLRGSDLGGANLIGADISGANLQQTDFGDANLIGAVMFRVNAMGANFNCANLSQANLPQAELIEAHCYAANFSKANLGEAHFTGAYLFRANLCFAELSAADFRWANLGKADLRGANLTGANLRGANLAGANLGEAILKGTIMPDGSMVS, from the coding sequence ATGGCAAACACACAGCATTTAGCGCTGTTAAAAAAAGGTGCAGTTAGTTGGATTGAATGGAGAAATCTCAACCCAAATATAGAACCGGATCTGGGCGAAGCTAACCTCGCCGAAGCAAATCTCAGAGGTGCACATCTTTGGCGGTCTAACCTTTTTAAAGCAGATTTGTTTAAGGCTAAATTAATTGCGGCAAACCTCGCCGAATCCAACCTCAGTTTAGCAAATCTTGCCGGAGCGCAACTGCTCGAAACTAATTTAATTAAAGCTAATTTAACTGGAACCAACCTCCAAGCGGCTGACCTCAGAGGATCTGATTTGGGCGGTGCTAATTTAATTGGGGCGGACATTAGCGGTGCCAATCTCCAACAAACCGATTTTGGAGATGCGAATTTAATCGGTGCGGTGATGTTTCGAGTTAATGCGATGGGCGCCAACTTCAACTGTGCTAATCTCAGTCAAGCAAATCTCCCTCAAGCCGAATTGATTGAAGCACATTGTTATGCAGCCAATTTCTCTAAAGCTAACCTGGGGGAAGCTCACTTCACTGGAGCATATCTTTTCAGGGCAAATCTCTGTTTTGCAGAGTTGAGCGCTGCCGATTTCCGGTGGGCAAACCTCGGCAAAGCTGATTTGAGAGGGGCGAATTTGACCGGGGCAAATCTCAGGGGAGCGAACTTGGCGGGAGCTAATCTGGGCGAAGCTATTTTGAAAGGAACAATCATGCCTGACGGCAGCATGGTTTCATAA
- a CDS encoding BMC domain-containing protein: protein MGIELRSYVFLDNLQPQHAAYIGTIAAGFLPLPGDASLWIEISPGIEINRITDVALKSASVRPGVQIVERLYGLLEVHSGQQGETRAAGKAILEFMGVRREEGIKPRVISSQIIRNIDPHQTQLINRTRRGQLLLAGQTLYVLEVEPAAYAALAANEAEKGASINILEVQAVGSFGRLYLGGAERDIIAGSQAAIAAVENVTGREHPAILGRKE, encoded by the coding sequence TTGGGAATAGAGTTACGCAGCTACGTATTTCTAGACAACTTGCAGCCACAGCACGCAGCATACATCGGCACCATCGCCGCCGGATTCTTGCCGCTGCCGGGGGATGCGTCGCTGTGGATAGAAATCTCCCCCGGTATCGAAATTAACCGAATTACTGATGTCGCCCTCAAATCTGCCTCCGTGCGCCCGGGAGTGCAGATAGTCGAACGCTTGTACGGCCTTCTGGAAGTACACTCGGGCCAGCAGGGGGAAACGCGGGCCGCAGGCAAAGCAATTCTAGAATTCATGGGGGTCCGCAGAGAAGAAGGTATCAAACCGCGAGTGATTTCCAGTCAAATTATTCGCAACATTGACCCCCACCAAACACAATTAATCAACCGCACCCGCCGCGGACAGTTGCTGCTGGCGGGACAAACGCTTTACGTCTTAGAAGTAGAACCGGCTGCTTATGCAGCGCTGGCGGCCAATGAAGCAGAAAAAGGCGCATCTATTAACATCTTAGAGGTTCAGGCTGTAGGCAGTTTTGGACGGCTTTACCTCGGCGGCGCAGAACGAGATATTATCGCAGGTTCCCAGGCAGCAATTGCGGCGGTGGAAAACGTGACGGGTCGAGAACATCCAGCAATTTTGGGTCGCAAGGAATAG
- a CDS encoding creatininase family protein yields the protein MHNFIPESRFFPYLTWTEIQSMPDKENTVIILPLGALEQHGPHLPLIVDAAISAAVTGKALAKLEANIPAYALPPLYYGKSNEHCHFPGTIMLSAQTLLAVISEIADSIYQAGFRKLVLMNAHGGQPQVMEIAARDIHQKYQDFSVFPLFVWRVPNVAAELLTAKELEFGIHAGDAETSLMLAILPSQVNMELAVTEYPKNLPIDSLLSMEGNLPFAWLTRELTESGVLGDATAATKEKGSRILESLSDGWAQVIKDVYKFRQPGSN from the coding sequence ATGCACAATTTTATTCCAGAATCGCGTTTTTTTCCATATCTAACTTGGACAGAAATTCAGTCTATGCCGGATAAGGAAAATACTGTGATCATTCTGCCGCTAGGTGCGCTCGAACAGCACGGCCCCCATTTGCCTTTAATTGTAGATGCGGCAATTAGCGCGGCGGTGACAGGCAAAGCGCTGGCAAAGTTAGAGGCAAATATTCCCGCGTATGCTTTGCCGCCTTTGTACTATGGCAAGTCGAACGAACACTGCCATTTCCCCGGTACAATTATGCTCAGTGCTCAGACACTTTTAGCAGTAATCAGTGAAATTGCTGACAGTATTTATCAGGCTGGATTTCGTAAATTAGTGTTAATGAATGCTCACGGCGGACAGCCGCAGGTGATGGAAATTGCGGCGCGCGATATTCATCAAAAATATCAAGATTTTTCGGTTTTTCCGCTGTTTGTTTGGCGGGTTCCGAATGTAGCTGCTGAATTATTAACTGCGAAGGAGTTGGAGTTTGGGATTCACGCGGGTGATGCAGAAACGAGTTTGATGTTGGCAATTTTGCCGTCGCAGGTAAACATGGAACTGGCTGTTACAGAATATCCGAAAAATTTGCCGATCGACAGTTTGCTGAGTATGGAAGGCAATTTGCCTTTTGCTTGGCTGACGCGAGAGTTGACGGAAAGCGGTGTGTTGGGCGATGCGACGGCGGCAACGAAAGAAAAGGGATCTCGTATTCTCGAATCTCTCTCTGACGGCTGGGCACAAGTTATCAAAGATGTTTACAAATTTCGACAGCCGGGAAGTAATTAA
- a CDS encoding DUF561 domain-containing protein, whose protein sequence is MSVNSKLQRAFEQGRALKIISGLNNFDAANVAAVVKAADLGGASFVDIAADQDLVLMAKQLTNLPICVSAVEPEKFVPAVEAGADLIEIGNFDAFYAVGRRFEAEEVLQLTRETRSLFPNITLSVTVPHILALDKQVQLAIELVKAGANIIQTEGGTSAQPIHAGTLGLIEKAAPTLAAAFEISRAVSVPVLCASGISSVTAPLAIGAGAAGVGVGSAVSQLNSEVAMIAAVRSLVEALALVSRSHLPASI, encoded by the coding sequence ATGAGTGTAAATTCTAAATTGCAGCGCGCTTTTGAGCAAGGTCGCGCCCTGAAAATTATCAGCGGTTTAAATAATTTTGATGCCGCAAACGTTGCGGCTGTCGTCAAAGCAGCGGATCTCGGCGGTGCTTCCTTTGTCGATATTGCTGCGGATCAAGATTTGGTGTTGATGGCAAAACAATTGACAAATTTGCCAATTTGTGTATCGGCTGTGGAACCGGAAAAGTTTGTGCCTGCGGTAGAAGCTGGCGCTGATTTGATTGAAATTGGCAACTTTGATGCTTTCTACGCAGTCGGTCGCCGCTTTGAAGCTGAGGAAGTTTTGCAGTTGACTCGCGAAACTCGATCGCTATTTCCCAACATCACTCTTTCTGTGACAGTTCCCCACATTTTGGCACTCGACAAACAAGTGCAGTTAGCAATTGAATTAGTCAAAGCTGGGGCTAATATCATCCAAACCGAAGGTGGTACCAGCGCTCAACCAATTCACGCCGGCACATTGGGATTAATCGAAAAAGCAGCGCCTACTTTGGCCGCAGCCTTTGAAATTTCCCGCGCCGTATCCGTCCCCGTACTCTGCGCTTCCGGTATCTCCAGCGTCACCGCACCCCTCGCTATTGGAGCTGGTGCTGCGGGCGTTGGTGTCGGTTCTGCTGTCAGCCAACTTAATAGCGAAGTGGCGATGATTGCGGCTGTTCGCAGTTTGGTTGAAGCTTTGGCTTTGGTTTCGCGATCGCACTTACCAGCTTCCATTTAA